One genomic segment of Paenibacillus sp. FSL H8-0332 includes these proteins:
- a CDS encoding sensor histidine kinase yields MGIFSNTKWMLLVYFLLSGGVSAGLMYAGTCLGYIQVVDTRMWIYLCLGIVLFTVIIGYIAGQRIQRRIDHLDLNMLQVAKGNMSVRMPESEDQSFARVYHEFNIMMDTVEKKMKRLQQLGEQEVIEKEQAAESAVLEERRRMARDLHDTVSQQLFAIHMSASSLPKVLERSAEHGQTVMDQLISMSQMAQKQMRALIAQLRPVELEGRNLFEALEKWFPDYCRQNGLKGVKELELQGELSEAIEHQLFLIIQESMANIVKHAGARVVSLSLREVTRQVVLSISDDGQGFEHVQHKQGSYGLTTMRERAEKLGGQVEIISRRGAGTTIRVHIPKFVQGRAETTANGTDADSEEA; encoded by the coding sequence ATGGGGATCTTCAGTAATACCAAGTGGATGCTGCTGGTGTATTTCCTGCTTAGCGGCGGGGTGAGCGCGGGGCTGATGTATGCCGGGACATGCCTGGGCTATATTCAGGTGGTGGATACCCGGATGTGGATCTACCTGTGTCTGGGCATTGTACTGTTCACGGTCATCATCGGCTACATCGCCGGTCAGCGGATTCAGCGGCGGATCGATCATCTGGATCTGAATATGCTACAAGTGGCCAAGGGGAATATGTCGGTGCGGATGCCGGAGAGCGAGGACCAGTCTTTTGCACGCGTCTATCATGAGTTCAACATTATGATGGATACGGTCGAGAAGAAGATGAAGCGGCTCCAGCAGCTCGGGGAACAGGAAGTCATTGAGAAGGAACAGGCAGCGGAGAGCGCGGTACTGGAAGAGCGCAGGCGTATGGCCCGGGATTTGCATGATACGGTGAGCCAGCAGCTGTTCGCTATTCATATGTCCGCCTCCTCGCTGCCTAAAGTGCTTGAACGCAGCGCCGAGCACGGGCAGACGGTGATGGATCAGCTGATCAGCATGTCCCAGATGGCGCAGAAGCAGATGAGGGCGCTGATTGCACAGCTGCGTCCGGTGGAGCTGGAGGGGCGCAATCTGTTCGAGGCACTGGAGAAGTGGTTCCCGGATTACTGCCGCCAGAACGGGCTCAAAGGGGTGAAGGAGCTCGAACTGCAGGGTGAGCTGTCCGAAGCGATTGAGCATCAGCTATTCCTGATCATTCAGGAATCGATGGCTAATATCGTTAAGCACGCCGGTGCGCGCGTAGTCAGTCTGTCGCTGCGCGAGGTGACGCGGCAGGTCGTGCTGAGCATCAGCGATGACGGTCAGGGCTTCGAGCATGTGCAGCATAAGCAAGGCTCCTACGGACTCACGACCATGCGTGAGCGTGCCGAGAAGCTCGGCGGCCAGGTCGAGATTATCAGCCGCAGGGGAGCGGGAACGACGATCCGCGTACATATTCCAAAGTTTGTCCAAGGCCGCGCGGAGACCACTGCTAACGGGACTGACGCCGATTCTGAAGAGGCTTGA
- a CDS encoding ROK family protein codes for MRIANANLMKEMNLNNVRQVMKRMETATKPQLAALTKLSVVTVNSLVKELSELGELFEDLVVPSNGGRPAQTYRYNYNFSLALVMYVTEKAGKVLVSATVINLKDDILMKDEHIIPVFERDFFYTIIEHALSQYPSIKVIGIGIPGQAVNGEIKVSSLRELTGSRLIEEIETRFGLPILVENDVNAAISGYCMKHSEGEEQYLLGLYFPNGYPPGMGIYLNGSILKGNQGMSGEVKFLPDMPEWSLEIPRDTFIAATCRILQTVNAVLAPDRIVIYQDRVEDEVWTSAWAAYQLQHPMPVYPEVVLQHTFQEDFEHGLRRLTLKELEPEPT; via the coding sequence ATCCGAATAGCAAACGCCAATCTGATGAAGGAAATGAATCTGAATAATGTGCGCCAGGTGATGAAACGTATGGAGACGGCCACAAAACCCCAGCTAGCTGCATTGACCAAGCTGAGCGTAGTAACTGTGAACTCATTAGTTAAGGAACTGTCCGAGTTAGGGGAACTGTTCGAAGACTTGGTGGTGCCCTCCAACGGGGGCAGACCCGCACAGACCTATCGCTATAATTATAATTTCAGCCTCGCGTTGGTGATGTACGTGACAGAAAAAGCGGGAAAGGTCCTGGTCTCCGCCACAGTTATCAATTTGAAGGACGATATTCTGATGAAGGATGAGCATATCATCCCGGTTTTCGAACGAGATTTCTTCTATACAATCATTGAACATGCACTGAGCCAGTATCCTTCCATCAAGGTGATTGGCATAGGTATTCCGGGACAGGCGGTAAACGGGGAAATTAAGGTCAGCAGTCTCCGGGAGCTGACGGGCTCACGTTTGATAGAAGAGATCGAGACCCGGTTTGGGCTGCCTATTCTGGTGGAGAATGATGTGAATGCAGCGATCAGCGGATATTGCATGAAGCATAGCGAAGGCGAAGAGCAATATTTACTGGGTCTCTACTTTCCGAACGGATACCCGCCGGGTATGGGGATATATCTGAACGGCAGTATTCTAAAAGGAAATCAGGGGATGTCAGGCGAGGTTAAGTTCCTTCCCGATATGCCTGAGTGGAGCCTGGAGATACCCCGGGATACATTCATAGCTGCAACCTGCAGGATCTTACAGACGGTGAATGCAGTGCTGGCCCCGGATAGAATTGTCATTTATCAGGACAGAGTAGAGGATGAAGTCTGGACATCGGCCTGGGCAGCCTATCAGCTTCAGCATCCCATGCCGGTGTATCCGGAGGTCGTGTTACAGCACACCTTTCAGGAAGATTTCGAGCACGGTCTGCGCAGGCTGACCCTGAAGGAGTTAGAGCCGGAGCCTACATAG
- a CDS encoding 3D domain-containing protein, which yields MQKQSPVGSQQAGSASRLGGSSRVVRPDAAVKAPKQEGQAAKPKNAVKAPGSIPVAAPAPEQIITSLKVTATGYTAGYESTGKTAKHPEYGITYSGVKVRRDKNAVSTIAADPKVLPLGSILYIPGYGYGIVADTGSAIKGRKIDLYFSTTKQVYKEWGKKSVVVQLIKRGDGKCTESMLKSLGHAIQTYKAVPQYLLEEAI from the coding sequence ATACAGAAGCAGTCACCGGTTGGGAGTCAGCAGGCAGGCTCAGCATCTCGTCTTGGAGGCTCTTCAAGAGTCGTACGGCCGGATGCCGCAGTTAAGGCTCCTAAGCAAGAGGGACAGGCAGCTAAGCCTAAGAATGCTGTCAAGGCCCCTGGTTCAATACCGGTAGCTGCGCCGGCTCCAGAGCAGATCATCACTTCGCTGAAAGTAACAGCGACCGGCTATACCGCCGGATACGAATCCACCGGCAAGACCGCGAAGCATCCGGAGTACGGGATTACGTATTCTGGAGTCAAGGTACGGCGGGACAAGAATGCGGTATCCACGATTGCTGCGGACCCGAAGGTGCTGCCGCTGGGAAGTATTTTATATATACCGGGTTATGGATATGGAATTGTGGCTGACACCGGATCAGCGATCAAAGGGCGGAAGATCGATCTTTACTTCAGCACCACCAAGCAGGTCTACAAGGAATGGGGCAAGAAGTCGGTCGTGGTTCAATTGATTAAGCGCGGCGACGGCAAATGCACGGAAAGTATGCTGAAGAGTCTGGGTCACGCTATCCAGACCTATAAAGCGGTTCCGCAATATTTGCTGGAAGAAGCTATTTAA
- a CDS encoding MFS transporter, translating to MSTYFLIIIYLAFISLGLPDSLLGSAWPVIWPEMGSSLGSAGIISMIIAGGTIVSSLFSNTMVKRLGTGRITFVSCLLTAASLFGFSVSPSVLWFIVMAVPLGLGAGAVDAALNHYVAEHYKAHHMSWLHCFWGVGATLGPMIMAVNLVHAQSWRGGYAVVAIIQFGFAMILLVTLPLWKKVAATREPQLPAALSGNLPDDAAVNLKPQANTIRLRGVKPTLLTFLLYCGIEAMVGLWGASYLVGARGVAPDTAAAWISVYYAGITVGRLITGFITLKVRNRLLIRYGQLVTIAGGAVLVIPFHPALSLAGLILIGLGLAPIYPGLLHETPARFGKENSARLIGYQMAVAYTGTTLIPPLFGLLSVRTSISVFPFAVLTLLIFMFCSAERVNRLLGPSTLGRE from the coding sequence TTGTCTACGTATTTTTTGATTATAATTTATCTGGCTTTTATCAGTCTGGGACTTCCCGATTCTTTACTTGGCTCTGCGTGGCCTGTGATCTGGCCAGAGATGGGGTCTTCGCTTGGGTCGGCGGGAATCATCTCGATGATTATTGCCGGAGGGACCATCGTGTCCAGTCTGTTTAGCAATACAATGGTGAAACGCCTGGGGACAGGACGAATTACCTTTGTCAGTTGCCTCTTAACCGCCGCTTCATTGTTCGGATTCTCCGTGTCGCCATCCGTGTTGTGGTTCATTGTAATGGCCGTTCCGCTAGGTCTTGGAGCAGGAGCAGTGGACGCGGCGCTGAATCATTATGTGGCCGAACATTACAAGGCTCATCATATGAGCTGGCTGCACTGCTTTTGGGGCGTAGGCGCGACCCTGGGACCCATGATTATGGCGGTCAATCTCGTACACGCCCAGTCCTGGAGAGGAGGATATGCGGTTGTTGCCATCATTCAGTTCGGATTCGCGATGATTTTGTTAGTGACACTTCCGCTATGGAAAAAGGTTGCTGCCACGCGGGAGCCGCAGCTTCCCGCAGCACTTAGCGGCAATCTTCCAGATGATGCGGCAGTGAACCTTAAGCCGCAGGCGAACACCATCCGCTTGCGGGGCGTGAAGCCTACTCTTTTGACGTTCCTGTTGTACTGCGGAATAGAAGCGATGGTTGGACTGTGGGGCGCCAGTTATCTGGTAGGTGCAAGGGGAGTTGCGCCAGATACGGCAGCGGCCTGGATCTCCGTATACTATGCGGGCATTACAGTTGGCAGGCTGATTACCGGCTTCATCACGTTAAAAGTCCGTAACCGCCTTCTTATCCGTTACGGTCAATTGGTGACCATTGCAGGCGGAGCCGTTCTTGTAATCCCGTTCCATCCGGCCCTCTCACTTGCAGGGCTGATATTGATTGGTCTGGGCCTCGCACCGATTTATCCGGGTCTCCTGCATGAGACGCCGGCCCGGTTCGGCAAGGAGAATTCAGCCCGCCTAATCGGGTATCAGATGGCGGTAGCCTATACGGGGACAACGTTAATTCCGCCGTTATTTGGACTTTTATCCGTGCGCACCAGCATTTCCGTATTCCCTTTTGCTGTACTTACGCTCCTGATCTTCATGTTCTGCAGTGCAGAGCGGGTGAACCGGCTGCTGGGCCCATCCACTTTAGGGAGGGAATAA
- a CDS encoding response regulator transcription factor, with protein sequence MRPNILIIDDDEKITSMLRRGLAFEGYDVKTASNGADGLRAVLNSDPDVVILDVMMPQVDGFEVCRRLREGGSSVPVLMLTAKDEIEHRVKGLDLGADDYLVKPFALEELLARVRALLRRKSEQGGSPDQAVSYEDITLDVDSREVTRAGRRLELTAKEFELLHLFMQNPKRVLSRDLIMDKIWGYDYSGESNVLEVYIAMLRQKTEEHGGKRLIQTIRGAGYILRGD encoded by the coding sequence ATGCGACCGAATATACTAATAATTGATGATGATGAGAAAATAACCTCCATGCTCCGCCGCGGGCTGGCCTTTGAGGGCTATGATGTCAAGACTGCGTCGAACGGGGCGGATGGGCTGCGCGCTGTTCTGAACAGTGATCCCGATGTGGTCATTCTGGATGTCATGATGCCACAGGTCGACGGGTTCGAGGTATGCCGTCGTCTGCGTGAGGGCGGCAGCAGTGTTCCTGTGCTGATGCTGACCGCTAAGGATGAAATTGAACACCGGGTGAAGGGGCTTGACCTGGGTGCAGATGACTATCTGGTGAAGCCGTTTGCTCTGGAGGAGCTGCTGGCCAGAGTCCGGGCACTGCTCCGGCGCAAAAGCGAGCAGGGAGGAAGCCCGGATCAAGCGGTCTCTTATGAGGATATTACGCTGGATGTGGATTCCCGGGAAGTAACCCGCGCCGGCCGTCGCCTGGAGCTGACGGCGAAGGAATTCGAGCTATTGCATCTGTTCATGCAGAACCCGAAGCGGGTGCTCTCCCGCGATCTCATCATGGATAAGATCTGGGGCTATGATTACAGCGGGGAATCGAATGTGCTGGAGGTATATATTGCAATGCTGCGCCAGAAGACGGAGGAGCATGGCGGCAAACGACTGATTCAGACGATCCGGGGAGCCGGTTACATCCTAAGAGGTGACTAA
- a CDS encoding response regulator transcription factor, producing MSLVKVLLVDDHDMVRMGLKTYLMLDPMFEVIGEAANGHEALAMLRELGQEALPDLVLMDLMMPVMNGAETTRAVLAEFPGLKIVILTSFLEDDLVVDAIEAGAVSYVLKTVSAEELIYALQGAYRGMPVMTGDVSQALTRGIRQRTVQGDSSGLTEREKEVLLLIAEGKTNKDIGEELHISIKTVKTHVSNLLMKCELDDRTQLAIYAHRKGWAQG from the coding sequence ATGAGTCTCGTAAAAGTACTGCTTGTAGATGATCACGATATGGTGAGGATGGGCCTCAAAACTTATCTGATGCTGGACCCGATGTTTGAAGTGATCGGGGAAGCAGCCAATGGACATGAAGCGCTGGCGATGCTGCGTGAGCTGGGGCAGGAGGCGCTGCCGGATCTGGTGCTGATGGATCTGATGATGCCGGTGATGAACGGAGCTGAGACCACACGGGCGGTCCTGGCCGAATTCCCCGGCCTCAAGATTGTCATCCTTACCAGCTTCCTGGAGGACGATCTGGTGGTTGATGCGATTGAAGCCGGGGCTGTCAGCTATGTGCTCAAGACCGTCTCGGCAGAAGAGCTGATCTATGCGCTGCAAGGCGCCTATCGCGGCATGCCGGTGATGACCGGTGATGTGTCGCAGGCACTGACCCGCGGCATCCGCCAGCGCACGGTCCAGGGCGACTCCTCCGGCTTGACCGAACGGGAGAAGGAAGTGCTGCTGCTGATCGCCGAGGGCAAGACGAATAAGGATATCGGCGAGGAGCTGCATATCAGCATCAAGACCGTGAAGACCCATGTCAGCAACCTGCTGATGAAATGCGAGCTGGATGACCGCACCCAGCTGGCGATCTACGCGCACCGCAAGGGCTGGGCGCAAGGGTAG
- a CDS encoding trypsin-like peptidase domain-containing protein, which yields MDDNKNNNFNRDHEPGPDREWDNNHTDTDKSTNSSAEGGSYYYSYGPFKSLNNDEMNGNDPQHYNRREPERVEVTPPQPVKSLPYNTSLRTTGNDGNGGRGGNPPEGGNGWQYNRKPKKPVKAVLVSFLAGMVVLSGSMFMADRGNWFTGGQEATTVALNPAGKTASGNANITPSTSAAALVTGSGDVSGVVDGVGPAVVKIETLVKSNNSRNRSSSPNMSDPFSQFFFGDQFGGGSGSNNSESQPGSNNSSPQLTPYGIGTGFIYNSNGYILTNQHVVDGADVIQVTVDGTSKTYEAKLLGSSKDLDLAVLKIEGSDFPSVALGDSDSIKVGSEVVAIGNPQGFDHTVTTGVLSARGRSIDINEEDGSGVKTYKNLLQTDASINPGNSGGPLLNMNGQVIGMNVAVSRDAQGIGFAIPVNTIKGVVDKLEANQEIPKEPVPFIGATLMTITDEVAKQMGTTIKEGSVVAEIVFKSPAYTADLRPYDIITGIDGKSYATSQDLITYIQTLKVGDKATLNVVRDGKKLDLPVTIGNKNDFENAQTQKQ from the coding sequence ATGGACGATAACAAAAACAACAACTTTAATCGTGATCATGAACCGGGACCAGATCGTGAATGGGACAATAATCATACTGATACTGATAAAAGCACTAATTCATCCGCAGAAGGCGGCTCGTACTATTATTCTTACGGACCTTTCAAATCGCTGAACAATGATGAGATGAACGGCAATGACCCGCAGCACTATAACCGCCGCGAACCTGAGCGGGTTGAGGTTACACCGCCACAGCCGGTGAAGTCCTTACCTTATAACACATCGCTCCGCACTACCGGCAATGACGGGAACGGCGGGCGCGGCGGAAATCCTCCTGAGGGAGGAAACGGCTGGCAGTACAACCGTAAGCCGAAGAAGCCGGTGAAGGCGGTATTGGTATCTTTTCTCGCTGGAATGGTGGTCTTATCAGGCTCCATGTTCATGGCAGACCGGGGGAATTGGTTCACAGGAGGCCAGGAGGCAACCACGGTTGCATTGAATCCGGCGGGGAAGACGGCTAGCGGCAATGCCAACATTACACCTTCCACTTCCGCAGCTGCGCTGGTCACCGGCTCGGGAGATGTATCCGGCGTAGTTGATGGGGTAGGGCCGGCAGTGGTCAAGATTGAGACGCTGGTGAAATCGAATAACTCGCGGAATAGAAGCAGCAGCCCGAATATGAGCGATCCGTTCTCACAGTTCTTCTTCGGGGATCAATTCGGCGGCGGCTCCGGTTCGAATAACTCGGAATCCCAGCCGGGCTCGAATAATTCTTCTCCGCAGCTTACACCTTACGGTATTGGCACAGGCTTCATCTATAATTCGAACGGTTATATCCTGACCAACCAGCACGTGGTAGATGGCGCCGATGTCATCCAGGTTACCGTAGACGGCACCTCCAAGACTTATGAAGCGAAGCTGCTGGGCTCCAGTAAGGATCTGGATCTCGCCGTACTGAAAATTGAAGGCTCGGACTTCCCGTCTGTGGCTCTGGGCGATTCCGACAGCATCAAGGTAGGCTCTGAGGTGGTGGCGATCGGTAACCCGCAGGGCTTCGACCATACGGTGACAACCGGGGTGCTTAGCGCCAGAGGCCGCAGTATTGATATCAACGAAGAAGACGGCAGCGGCGTCAAAACCTATAAAAACCTGCTCCAGACCGATGCCTCCATCAATCCGGGGAACTCGGGCGGCCCGCTGCTTAATATGAACGGCCAGGTCATTGGTATGAACGTTGCAGTTAGCAGAGACGCTCAGGGTATCGGCTTTGCCATTCCGGTAAATACCATTAAAGGCGTAGTAGATAAGCTTGAAGCCAATCAGGAAATTCCGAAGGAACCGGTACCATTCATTGGAGCCACCCTGATGACGATTACCGATGAAGTTGCCAAGCAAATGGGGACAACGATTAAAGAAGGCTCTGTAGTGGCCGAAATTGTCTTCAAATCTCCAGCCTATACAGCAGATCTGCGCCCTTACGATATCATCACAGGAATTGACGGAAAGAGCTACGCTACCAGCCAGGATCTGATCACTTACATCCAGACGCTTAAGGTAGGCGATAAGGCGACTCTGAATGTGGTCCGTGACGGCAAGAAGCTGGATCTGCCCGTAACGATCGGCAACAAGAATGATTTCGAGAATGCACAGACTCAGAAGCAATAA
- the liaF gene encoding cell wall-active antibiotics response protein LiaF, giving the protein MKRRFTSQVLGGLLLIALGGMFLLRQMGYTDFSLGSLISTYWPVILIVMGIKRFLAPDEQHSRFSATLGGFLFLALGVFFLGRNLDWFYYSAGDFFKMLIPVMLIGGGLSVIFKPRPGTPPIPPAPPSPPGYYPPGPGKSPLDTAPPAPLESTLDQQFEQKFGKTAGSEDRNWNDYLHKNEEDADGNPLHASADTRWQEKQERQERRRHERQERQARRHGEWHEEFQDSGHDKDATNRSAFIGDVHMGKEHFQLKRTNISQFIGDTVLDLTNAQIPYGETKINISAFVGDIKVYIPDDMDLGVAVTGSSFIGDMQVLEQSRSGFMSNVQCKTPYYKESGKKVRINVSCFIGDVKVKTVG; this is encoded by the coding sequence ATGAAACGAAGGTTCACCAGTCAGGTGCTCGGGGGCCTGCTCCTCATCGCTCTGGGGGGAATGTTCCTGCTTCGGCAGATGGGCTACACGGATTTCAGTCTGGGTTCACTGATCTCCACCTATTGGCCGGTTATTCTGATCGTGATGGGAATCAAACGGTTTTTGGCTCCGGATGAGCAGCATTCAAGATTCTCGGCAACACTGGGAGGGTTCTTATTTCTGGCCCTTGGGGTGTTTTTCCTGGGACGGAATTTAGACTGGTTCTACTACTCGGCAGGCGATTTCTTCAAAATGCTGATTCCGGTCATGCTGATCGGCGGCGGATTATCCGTCATCTTCAAGCCGCGGCCGGGCACTCCGCCTATACCTCCGGCACCGCCTTCACCACCGGGATACTATCCGCCTGGACCCGGTAAGAGTCCGCTGGATACAGCGCCGCCCGCTCCGCTGGAATCTACGCTCGATCAGCAGTTCGAGCAGAAATTCGGCAAGACGGCTGGCAGCGAGGATCGGAACTGGAATGATTATCTGCATAAGAATGAGGAAGACGCAGACGGTAACCCGCTTCATGCCTCGGCGGATACCCGCTGGCAGGAGAAGCAGGAGCGCCAGGAACGAAGACGCCACGAGCGTCAGGAACGGCAAGCCCGCCGTCACGGCGAATGGCATGAGGAGTTTCAGGATTCCGGACATGATAAGGACGCGACGAACCGCTCGGCTTTTATCGGCGATGTGCATATGGGCAAGGAGCATTTTCAATTGAAGAGGACCAACATTTCGCAGTTCATCGGGGATACGGTGCTGGACCTGACCAATGCGCAGATTCCTTACGGCGAGACGAAGATTAATATTTCTGCTTTTGTCGGCGACATTAAGGTGTACATTCCAGATGATATGGATCTGGGTGTGGCTGTGACCGGCAGCTCGTTCATCGGTGATATGCAGGTGCTTGAGCAGTCGCGCAGCGGGTTCATGAGCAATGTGCAGTGCAAGACGCCATATTACAAGGAATCGGGCAAGAAGGTCCGTATCAACGTTAGCTGCTTCATCGGTGACGTTAAAGTTAAAACGGTGGGTTAA
- the thrS gene encoding threonine--tRNA ligase, with protein sequence MSVNIKLPDGSVREYADGSSIDDVAASISSGLRKNAAAGKLNGIVVDLSTPLQEGDLVEIVTLDSPEGLEVMRHSTAHLMAQAVRRLFGTKEVKLGVGPVIEDGFYYDMDLEHPLNPEDLLKIEKEMDRIVSENLPIVRHEVSRGEALERFGELGDPYKLELIEALPEDSVITIYEQGEFFDLCRGPHLPSTAKIKVFKLMNVAGAYWRGDSKNKMLQRVYGTAWIKKAQLDEHLRLLEEAKKRDHRKLGKELEIFTFNQLVGQGLPIWLPKGAKLRSILERYIVDLEASLGYQHVYTPVLGNVELYKTSGHWEHYQEDMFPKMTIDNEEFVLRPMNCPHHMMIYKSSMHSYRDLPIRIAELGIQHRYEMSGALTGLHRVRSMTLNDSHIFCRLDQIKSEFIRVLELIKQVYSDFGIEDYRFRLSYRDPKDTEKYYANDEMWETAQRMLREVVEEAGLPFYEAEGEAAFYGPKLDVQIKTVLGKEETLSTVQIDFLLPERFELEYVGDDGQKHRPVVLHRGILGTMERFVAFLLENFAGSLPLWLSPQQVKIIPVSSAFDEYAKEVEAKLLRSGIRAEVDLRNEKMGYKIREAQLEKLPYMFVVGENEMNAGSVSIRKRGEGDIGAQPLQEAIDSLAQEVAGRVI encoded by the coding sequence ATGTCAGTAAATATTAAGCTTCCGGACGGATCGGTCCGGGAATACGCAGACGGCAGCAGCATTGATGATGTAGCCGCCTCTATCAGCAGCGGACTGCGGAAGAACGCCGCAGCAGGCAAGCTCAACGGGATTGTCGTAGACCTGTCAACACCGCTGCAGGAAGGCGATCTGGTAGAGATCGTAACTCTTGATTCGCCGGAAGGTCTCGAAGTGATGCGCCACAGTACAGCTCACCTGATGGCGCAGGCGGTAAGACGCCTGTTCGGCACCAAGGAAGTGAAGCTTGGAGTAGGTCCTGTGATCGAAGACGGCTTCTATTATGATATGGACCTGGAGCATCCGCTCAATCCCGAGGATCTGCTGAAGATCGAGAAGGAAATGGACCGCATCGTCTCGGAGAATCTGCCGATTGTCCGCCATGAGGTCAGCCGGGGGGAAGCACTGGAGCGCTTCGGCGAGCTGGGTGATCCTTACAAGCTGGAGCTGATTGAAGCTCTGCCGGAAGACAGTGTCATCACCATCTATGAGCAGGGCGAATTCTTCGACCTCTGCCGTGGCCCGCATTTGCCGTCTACGGCCAAGATCAAGGTATTCAAGCTGATGAATGTGGCCGGGGCTTACTGGCGCGGGGACAGCAAGAATAAGATGCTGCAGCGTGTCTACGGCACAGCCTGGATCAAGAAGGCACAGCTGGATGAGCATCTGCGCCTGCTGGAGGAAGCGAAGAAGCGCGACCACCGGAAGCTGGGCAAGGAGCTGGAGATTTTCACCTTCAACCAGTTAGTTGGACAAGGCCTGCCGATCTGGCTGCCTAAGGGCGCGAAGCTGCGCAGTATTCTGGAGCGTTATATTGTGGATCTGGAAGCAAGCCTCGGATATCAGCATGTCTACACTCCGGTACTGGGGAACGTAGAGCTGTACAAGACTTCCGGACACTGGGAGCACTATCAGGAAGATATGTTCCCTAAGATGACTATCGATAACGAAGAGTTCGTGCTGCGCCCGATGAACTGCCCGCATCATATGATGATCTACAAGAGTTCGATGCACAGCTACCGCGATCTGCCGATCCGTATTGCCGAGCTTGGGATTCAGCACCGTTATGAAATGTCGGGAGCCTTGACAGGTCTGCACCGCGTGCGTTCCATGACGCTGAATGACTCGCATATCTTCTGCCGTCTGGACCAGATCAAGAGCGAGTTCATCCGCGTGCTGGAATTGATTAAGCAAGTATACAGCGACTTCGGGATTGAAGATTACCGGTTCCGCCTCTCCTACCGTGATCCTAAGGATACTGAGAAATATTATGCCAACGACGAGATGTGGGAGACTGCACAGCGTATGCTGCGTGAGGTAGTCGAAGAAGCAGGTCTGCCGTTCTACGAAGCCGAAGGCGAAGCGGCCTTCTATGGTCCGAAGCTCGATGTGCAGATTAAGACTGTACTCGGCAAAGAAGAGACACTCTCGACCGTACAGATTGACTTCCTGCTGCCGGAGCGCTTTGAGCTGGAATATGTCGGCGACGACGGCCAGAAGCACCGTCCGGTTGTCCTGCACCGCGGGATTCTGGGAACTATGGAACGGTTTGTAGCCTTCCTGCTGGAGAACTTTGCCGGTTCACTGCCGCTCTGGCTGTCCCCGCAGCAGGTGAAGATTATCCCGGTATCGTCGGCCTTCGACGAATATGCGAAGGAAGTGGAAGCGAAGCTGCTGCGTAGCGGCATCCGGGCGGAAGTGGACTTACGCAATGAGAAGATGGGCTACAAGATCCGTGAAGCTCAGCTCGAGAAGCTGCCGTACATGTTCGTAGTCGGCGAGAATGAAATGAACGCCGGCAGCGTGTCAATCCGCAAACGCGGTGAAGGGGATATCGGTGCCCAGCCGCTGCAGGAAGCTATTGATTCGCTTGCACAGGAAGTTGCCGGACGCGTTATCTAG